In Phoenix dactylifera cultivar Barhee BC4 chromosome 11, palm_55x_up_171113_PBpolish2nd_filt_p, whole genome shotgun sequence, the following are encoded in one genomic region:
- the LOC103719444 gene encoding 26S proteasome non-ATPase regulatory subunit 12 homolog A-like isoform X1: MQEENLDAAIESLLNVEKQMRLAGDVAGTKKAVTDIVELCYKARAWKTLNDQIVLLSKRRGQLKQAVTAMVQQAMHYIDETPDIDTCIELIKTLNSVSAGKIYVEIERARLIKKLAKIKEEQGLIAEAADLMQEIAVETFGAMAKTEKIAFILEQVRLCLDRQDYVRAQILSRKISPRVFDADASKEKKKPKEGDNVVEEPPADIPSLLELKRIYYELMIRYHSHNDDYLEICRSYKAIYDIPSVKEDPAQWIPVLRKICWFLVLSPHNPMQSSLLNSTLEDKNLSEIPNFRLLLKQLVTMEVIQWTGLWEMYKNEFENEKNMPGGSLGAKAAEDLKLRIIEHNILVVSKYYSRITLKRLADLLCLSLQEAEKHLSDMVVSKSLIAKIDRPMGVVCFQTAKDSNDILNSWAMNLEKLLDLVEKSCHQIHKETMVHKAVLKA, encoded by the exons ATGCAGGAAGAGAATCTCGATGCTGCGATAGAGTCCCTCTTGAATGTTGAGAAGCAAATGAGGCTTGCTGGTGATGTTGCCGGAACCAAGAAAGCTGTTACTGACATTGTGGAGCTTTGTTACAAAGCCCGTGCATGGAAGACTCTGAACGACCAGATAGTTCTTCTGTCAAAAAGGAGGGGCCAGCTTAAGCAG GCTGTCACTGCTATGGTGCAACAAGCCATGCATTATATTGATGAGACACCTGATATTGATACGTGCATAGAATTAATCAAAACACTGAACAGTGTCTCTGCTGGAAAG ATATATGTCGAGATAGAGAGGGCACGCTTGATAAAAAAACTCGCGAAGATTAAAGAAGAACAAGGCCTTATTGCTGAGgctgctgatttgatgcaagaAATTGCT GTGGAAACTTTTGGAGCAATGGCAAAAACAGAGAAGATAGCATTCATTCTTGAACAA GTTCGTTTGTGCTTAGATCGCCAGGATTATGTACGCGCGCAGATTTTGTCAAGAAAAATTAGTCCTCGGGTTTTTGATGCAGATGCctcaaaggagaagaaaaagcctAAGGAAGGTGATAATGTTGTTGAAGAGCCTCCTGCAGATATACCTTCCCTCTTAGAGTTGAAGCGTATCTACTATGAACTAATGATTCG CTATCACTCTCACAATGATGACTACTTGGAAATTTGCCGTAGTtacaaagcaatatatgatattCCATCTGTGAAAGAGGACCCAGCACAGTGGATTCCG GTGCTCAGGAAAATTTGCTGGTTTTTGGTGTTGTCGCCTCATAACCCAATGCAATCAAGCCTTCTCAACTCTACcctagaagataaaaatctttctgaaaTTCCGAATTTCCG TCTGCTGTTAAAGCAGCTAGTTACCATGGAGGTGATACAGTGGACTGGTCTTTGGGAGATGTATAAGAACGAGTTTGAGAATGAGAAGAATATGCCTGGAGGATCTTTGGGTGCCAAGGCAGCGGAAGATCTAAAACTGAGAATCATTGAACAT AATATTTTGGTAGTATCAAAGTATTATTCAAGGATTACCTTAAAGAGGCTTGCTGATTTGTTGTGCCTGAGTCTACAG GAAGCTGAAAAGCATTTATCAGACATGGTGGTGTCAAAATCCCTGATTGCGAAGATAGACAGGCCAATGGGAGTTGTTTGCTTTCAGACAGCCAAGGACAGCAATGACATCCTAAACTCTTGGGCGATGAACTTGGAGAAGCTGCTTGACCTTGTTGAAAAAAGCTGCCACCAAATACACAAGGAAACCATGGTTCACAAAGCTGTTCTGAAAGCTTAG
- the LOC103719444 gene encoding 26S proteasome non-ATPase regulatory subunit 12 homolog A-like isoform X2, with protein sequence MEENLDAAIESLLNVEKQMRLAGDVAGTKKAVTDIVELCYKARAWKTLNDQIVLLSKRRGQLKQAVTAMVQQAMHYIDETPDIDTCIELIKTLNSVSAGKIYVEIERARLIKKLAKIKEEQGLIAEAADLMQEIAVETFGAMAKTEKIAFILEQVRLCLDRQDYVRAQILSRKISPRVFDADASKEKKKPKEGDNVVEEPPADIPSLLELKRIYYELMIRYHSHNDDYLEICRSYKAIYDIPSVKEDPAQWIPVLRKICWFLVLSPHNPMQSSLLNSTLEDKNLSEIPNFRLLLKQLVTMEVIQWTGLWEMYKNEFENEKNMPGGSLGAKAAEDLKLRIIEHNILVVSKYYSRITLKRLADLLCLSLQEAEKHLSDMVVSKSLIAKIDRPMGVVCFQTAKDSNDILNSWAMNLEKLLDLVEKSCHQIHKETMVHKAVLKA encoded by the exons ATG GAAGAGAATCTCGATGCTGCGATAGAGTCCCTCTTGAATGTTGAGAAGCAAATGAGGCTTGCTGGTGATGTTGCCGGAACCAAGAAAGCTGTTACTGACATTGTGGAGCTTTGTTACAAAGCCCGTGCATGGAAGACTCTGAACGACCAGATAGTTCTTCTGTCAAAAAGGAGGGGCCAGCTTAAGCAG GCTGTCACTGCTATGGTGCAACAAGCCATGCATTATATTGATGAGACACCTGATATTGATACGTGCATAGAATTAATCAAAACACTGAACAGTGTCTCTGCTGGAAAG ATATATGTCGAGATAGAGAGGGCACGCTTGATAAAAAAACTCGCGAAGATTAAAGAAGAACAAGGCCTTATTGCTGAGgctgctgatttgatgcaagaAATTGCT GTGGAAACTTTTGGAGCAATGGCAAAAACAGAGAAGATAGCATTCATTCTTGAACAA GTTCGTTTGTGCTTAGATCGCCAGGATTATGTACGCGCGCAGATTTTGTCAAGAAAAATTAGTCCTCGGGTTTTTGATGCAGATGCctcaaaggagaagaaaaagcctAAGGAAGGTGATAATGTTGTTGAAGAGCCTCCTGCAGATATACCTTCCCTCTTAGAGTTGAAGCGTATCTACTATGAACTAATGATTCG CTATCACTCTCACAATGATGACTACTTGGAAATTTGCCGTAGTtacaaagcaatatatgatattCCATCTGTGAAAGAGGACCCAGCACAGTGGATTCCG GTGCTCAGGAAAATTTGCTGGTTTTTGGTGTTGTCGCCTCATAACCCAATGCAATCAAGCCTTCTCAACTCTACcctagaagataaaaatctttctgaaaTTCCGAATTTCCG TCTGCTGTTAAAGCAGCTAGTTACCATGGAGGTGATACAGTGGACTGGTCTTTGGGAGATGTATAAGAACGAGTTTGAGAATGAGAAGAATATGCCTGGAGGATCTTTGGGTGCCAAGGCAGCGGAAGATCTAAAACTGAGAATCATTGAACAT AATATTTTGGTAGTATCAAAGTATTATTCAAGGATTACCTTAAAGAGGCTTGCTGATTTGTTGTGCCTGAGTCTACAG GAAGCTGAAAAGCATTTATCAGACATGGTGGTGTCAAAATCCCTGATTGCGAAGATAGACAGGCCAATGGGAGTTGTTTGCTTTCAGACAGCCAAGGACAGCAATGACATCCTAAACTCTTGGGCGATGAACTTGGAGAAGCTGCTTGACCTTGTTGAAAAAAGCTGCCACCAAATACACAAGGAAACCATGGTTCACAAAGCTGTTCTGAAAGCTTAG